The following are encoded together in the Fusarium keratoplasticum isolate Fu6.1 chromosome 1, whole genome shotgun sequence genome:
- a CDS encoding RRM domain-containing protein, giving the protein MSSRGGKLAPEVNRALFVKNLSYNVTPEELFDLFGKFGPIRQVRQGIASNTKGTAFVVYEDVMDAKQACDKLNGFNFQNRYLVVLYHQPDKMVRSKEDLEARRESLAQLKKQHGID; this is encoded by the exons ATGAGTAGTCGCGGCGGTAAATTAGCCCCAGAAGTCAATCG AGCTCTGTTCGTCAAGAACTTGAG CTACAACGTCACTCCGGAGGAGTTGTTCGACCTTTTCGGAAAATTTGGCCCAATTCG CCAGGTTCGACAGGGTATCGCgagcaacaccaagggcACAGCCTTCGTCGTCTATGAGGACGTAATGGATGCGAAGCAAGCCTGCGACAAGCTCAACGGCTTCAACTTCCAGAACCGCTACCTCGTTG TACTATACCATCAGCCCGACAAGATGGTCAGGTCAAAAGAGGACCTCGAAGCCCGCCGCGAGTCTTTAGCTCAGCTCAAGAAACAGCACGGTATCGATTGA
- a CDS encoding SWIM-type domain-containing protein, giving the protein MSAPVSRFSRLSLESMPPETRSRTRAQSLSAESEQPYRDDESSSSSSGSELDSDSSDFDDDNSEFGDAEPSAIRSPTKLTYTVDHLPEATQETVRDTFKEPPRIALQKCRRINNTYAFQMTELVTRSIRIRAPENGISNLSCSCRNDGQPCEHLLWLLDQIVKQTMYDHDLAKPLKMNQDGYAEEMGDPFQQIANYHLDVLADGLHCQLVTPHSEYNNEPDIYRAQEAREILSSVYDEDPESFRPDIFDQISLGKKLLKRHDLEQTIFRMLLDNHHFFHYFRSASRPTDPVNDPFRKLTQRIDRVLRDLDADQSPAGSESPRDVPWAASHILGCVRRMRHEIYTRDSPLSAREALSAARSLVHILDSVVARNRDQGQASAPRVDRNLYLRLVGDRDQDFILSVLNLIPEAASQFLHNLEDILERIELYGAPAGYVERYRAILGRLRASSTGSGLKRSVRQTGGRRTKRVR; this is encoded by the coding sequence ATGTCTGCCCCAGTGTCTCGCTTCAGCAGGCTGTCACTCGAGAGCATGCCCCCAGAAACCCGCTCTCGCACCAGGGCTCAGTCCCTCTCTGCGGAGTCAGAACAGCCCTATAGAGATGATgagtcaagctcatcctcctccggGTCGGAGCTGGACTCGGATAGCtccgactttgacgatgacAACTCAGAGTTTGGCGACGCTGAGCCCTCGGCGATTCGCTCGCCCACCAAGCTCACTTATACCGTCGACCATCTCCCAGAAGCCACCCAGGAGACTGTCCGCGATACCTTCAAGGAGCCTCCGAGGATCGCACTGCAAAAGTGCCGCCGTATCAACAACACCTATGCCTTCCAGATGACGGAGCTCGTCACGCGCTCCATCCGGATCCGCGCTCCAGAGAAcggcatctccaacctgAGCTGCTCGTGCCGGAACGACGGGCAGCCCTGCGAGCACCTCCTGTGGCTGCTCGACCAGATCGTCAAGCAGACCATGTACGATCATGACTTGGCCAAGCCCTTGAAGATGAACCAGGACGGCTACGCTGAAGAGATGGGTGATCCCTTCCAGCAGATTGCAAACTACCATCTCGACGTTCTTGCCGATGGACTACACTGCCAATTAGTTACTCCGCATTCAGAGTATAACAATGAGCCTGATATCTAccgagcccaagaagctcgagagATTCTCTCCTCAGTCTATGACGAAGACCCAGAGTCGTTCAGACCAGACATCTTTGACCAAATATCACTGGGCAAGAAGCTACTCAAGCGGCACGACCTCGAGCAGACCATCTTCCGCATGCTCCTGGACAACCACCACTTCTTTCATTACTTTCGTTCGGCGTCCCGCCCCACGGACCCCGTCAATGACCCCTTCCGCAAGCTTACCCAGCGCATCGACCGTGTGCTCCGGGACCTGGACGCGGATCAGTCGCCGGCAGGGTCCGAGTCCCCTCGCGACGTCCCCTGGGCAGCCTCTCACATCCTTGGCTGCGTCCGTCGCATGCGCCACGAGATTTACACGCGCGACAGCCCACTCTCGGCGCGCGAGGCCCTATCTGCCGCCCGCAGCCTTGTCCACATCCTGGACTCGGTTGTGGCCCGCAACCGCGACCAGGGCCAAGCGAGCGCCCCGCGCGTCGACCGCAATCTGTATCTGCGCCTCGTTGGCGATCGTGATCAAGACTTTATCCTCAGCGTGTTAAACCTGATTCCCGAGGCAGCAAGCCAGTTTCTGCATAACCTCGAAGATATCCTCGAGCGGATCGAGTTGTATGGCGCTCCGGCAGGCTACGTCGAGCGGTATCGTGCCATACTGGGGAGACTGAGGGCGTCGAGCACAGGATCAGGGCTGAAGCGCTCCGTTCGCCAGACGGGAGGGCGGAGGACGAAGCGGGTGAGGTGA
- a CDS encoding 3-phytase, whose product MAASSAPREPKDGYHLVHQDDSHDDGHRPPPVPPVMPRGPVRTYRNMTLLLSGLVVILLGSNLYLSLPYAFSGSGCDPPRVPQYFQTSPQLWPGATATGKPAFMAQTHVFEPTATFVPNDPLQTSIPIEGMKEGNQSIFKMMGYLSPYSPSPGFGVDEYPIPQGAEIVQVQMLSRHGARYPTPGSNVAELGERLANASGKFNTRGALSFLNDWKYELGYAILVPRGRQELFESGVLHAYMYGSLYNPQSKLIVRTTTQDRMLKSAENWMAGFFGLEWTNNATIEVIIEAPGFNNSLAGGLGCPNAAKADYKAPVSTWVEKYLQDATDRFNNMTEGFKWTPEDVYAAQTMCPYETVAYGFSMFCDLFTYEEWQGFGYSVDLAFASGAGFHSPVGRAIGLGYQQEVIARLKNHTLGYSGSQINTTLDSMEETFPLNQSLYFDFSHDTNIVSILTAFGFRQFAEKLPADEYPGDHNFTVAHVTPFGARLDIEIIKAPKPVSPDRTGYLEGEETKYIHFVLNQRTLPLGKSFPECDANRKDGWCELDTFLKVQEEMVDKAQFDYACFGDYPSLPYGEVTDGVPPS is encoded by the exons ATGGCGGCATCATCAGCCCCTCGCGAGCCCAAAGATGGCTACCACCTCGTACATCAGGACGACAGCCACGACGATGGCCATAGACCGCCTCCCGTTCCCCCTGTGATGCCTCGGGGTCCGGTTCGGACTTACCGGAATATGACTCTGCTCCTCTCGGGGCTCGTCGTTATCCTTCTGGGCTCAAACCTCTATCTCAGCCTTCCGTATGCCttctccggctccggctGCGACCCACCCCGGGTGCCCCAGTATTTCCAGACTTCGCCGCAGCTATGGCCCGGCGCTACCGCTACCGGTAAGCCGGCTTTTATGGCTCAGACTCACGTCTTTGAGCCTACGGCTACCTTTGTCCCCAACGACCCCCTTCAGACCTCAATCCCCATTGAGGGCATGAAGGAGGGCAACCAGagcatcttcaagatgatgggTTATCTGAGCCCTTACTCGCCCTCCCCTGGCTTTGGGGTGGATGAGTATCCCATCCCTCAGGGTGCCGAGATTGTTCAGGTTCAGATGCTGTCGCGTCATGGTGCACGATACCCAACTCCTGGTTCCAATGTGGCCGAGCTGGGTGAGCGTCTCGCCAATGCCTCTGGCAAGTTCAACACAAGGGGGGCTCTGTCCTTCCTCAATGACTGGAAGTACGAACTTGGTTACGCCATTCTGGTGCCAAGGGGCCGCCAGGAGCTCTTCGAGTCCG GTGTGTTGCATGCCTATATGTATGGCAGCTTGTACAACCCCCAGAGCAAGCTTATCGTTCGAACAACG ACTCAAGACCGAATGCTCAAGTCGGCTGAGAACTGGATGGCTGGCTTCTTCGGCTTGGAATG GACGAACAATGCTACTATCGAGGTAATCATCGAAGCCCCCGGCTTCAACAACTCACTCGCCGGTGGCCTCGGTTGCCCCAACGCAGCTAAGGCTGACTACAAGGCGCCCGTGTCAACCTGGGTTGAAAAGTATCTGCAAGATG CTACCGACCGATTCAACAACATGACTGAGGGATTCAAATGGACTCCCGAGGATGTGTATGCTGCTCAGACCATGTGTCCTTATGAGACGGTTGCGTATGGTTTCAGCATGTTCTGCGACCTGTTTACCTATGAGGAGTGGCAGGGCTTTGGGTACTCGGTTGACCTTGCATTTGCCTCGGGCGCTGGGTTTCACAGCCCTGTGGGC AGGGCGATTGGCCTCGGTTACCAGCAAGAGGTTATTGCTCGACTTAAGAACCACACGCTGGGCTATTCTGGCTCTCAGATCAACACGACACTTGACAGCATGGAGGAAACTTTCCCCTTGAACCAGAGCCTCTACTTTGACTTTTCTCATGACACCAACATtgtctccatcttgactgcCTTTGGCTTCCGCCAGTTTGCCGAGAAGCTCCCCGCTGACGAGTATCCGGGAGACCACAACTTCACGGTGGCTCACGTAACTCCGTTCGGTGCCCGCCTGGAcatcgagatcatcaaggcaCCCAAGCCTGTCTCACCAGACAGGACCGGTTACCTagagggcgaggagaccAAGTACATTCACTTTGTGCTGAACCAGCGCACTCTTCCTCTGGGCAAGAGCTTCCCGGAGTGTGACGCCAACCGCAAGGATGGCTGGTGCGAGTTGGATACCTTCCTCAAGGTGCAGGAAGAGATGGTGGACAAGGCCCAGTTTGATTACGCTTGCTTTGGGGACTACCCGTCATTACCATACGGCGAGGTGACCGACGGTGTGCCCCCATCCTGA
- a CDS encoding Cellulase domain-containing protein — MSGASRLSAFIRGKRPRIPETDTGQRSRLLDDWINEEDGNEDRNGDGQQYENPSNFESTRFYSYTRFPADKKPARRCGRRGRCFRSRCCAIFLLVTILVLGVAWTYRWNIETARRQKWTPDAETERFSHRPLQLPTKNIQISNYTLPLRTKGRNIVDARGERFKLASVNWYGASDKLFVAGGLDIQHRDDIAQTIKRLGFNSVRLPYADELVIKNPTVDARYLRANSDLVGLRAMDVFHAVVESLTKAGIAVIVNNHITSATWCCGADPCDAAWANDYLGPFCPVKQTEEEWIQHWETIMLPHVNNPLVIGVDLRNEIRGLWGTMPWSKWATAAERCGNRLLRMNKNWLVIVEGTESSNDLSHVGKRPIKLDVDHRVVYSAHVYAWSGWGSWEGRFLLREYESFAKTMRHNWGYILEEDMAPVWVGEFGAPSKPSVGDANYWQHLMRFLREQNADFGYWALNARKPKGNTTETYGLVHDDWVTPVLDYRMKDMLDLMAA; from the coding sequence ATGAGTGGGGCGTCCCGACTCTCGGCCTTCATTCGCGGCAAGCGGCCCCGCATCCCGGAGACAGACACCGGTCAACGGAGCCGCTTGCTTGACGACTGGATCAACGAAGAGGATGGTAATGAAGACAGGAATGGAGATGGGCAGCAATACGAGAATCCTTCGAATTTCGAGTCCACCAGGTTTTATTCATACACACGCTTCCCTGCCGACAAAAAGCCAGCCAGGAGGtgtggaagaagaggcagatgCTTCCGAAGTCGGTGCtgtgccatcttcctcttggTAACGATTCTGGTTCTCGGCGTTGCCTGGACCTACAGGTGGAATATAGAGACTGCTCGTCGCCAGAAGTGGACACCAGATGCAGAAACAGAACGCTTCAGCCACAGGCCATTGCAGCTGCCCACCAAGAACATTCAGATCTCCAACTATACGCTGCCACTGCGGACCAAGGGTCGCAATATCGTTGACGCCCGCGGTGAGCGCTTCAAGCTTGCTTCGGTGAACTGGTATGGAGCTAGCGATAAGCTTTTTGTGGCAGGGGGGCTGGATATCCAGCACCGCGATGACATTGCTCAGACTATCAAGCGTCTTGGTTTTAACAGCGTCAGACTGCCTTATGCTGACGAGCTGGTCATCAAGAACCCAACCGTTGATGCGAGGTACCTTCGTGCAAACTCGGACCTGGTAGGGCTGAGGGCCATGGATGTCTTCCACGCCGTCGTGGAGTCTCTCACCAAGGCGGGCATTGCCGTGATTGTTAATAACCACATTACGAGCGCTACATGGTGCTGCGGTGCGGACCCATGCGATGCTGCTTGGGCCAACGATTATCTGGGACCGTTCTGCCCCGTGAAgcagaccgaggaggagtggaTTCAGCACTGGGAAACTATCATGTTACCACATGTGAATAATCCACTTGTCATTGGTGTTGACCTCCGGAACGAGATTCGTGGTCTCTGGGGAACGATGCCATGGTCCAAGTGGGCAACAGCCGCAGAACGTTGTGGTAACAGGCTCCTTCGAATGAACAAGAACTGGCTTGTCATTGTCGAAGGCACCGAATCATCCAACGACCTATCACATGTTGGAAAGCGTCCTATTAAGCTTGACGTGGATCATCGAGTAGTGTATTCAGCGCACGTTTACGCGTGGTCGGGCTGGGGCAGCTGGGAAGGACGATTCCTTCTGCGTGAGTACGAATCGTTTGCAAAGACCATGCGGCATAACTGGGGGTATATCTTGGAGGAGGACATGGCGCCCGTTTGGGTCGGCGAATTTGGTGCGCCGTCCAAGCCATCTGTCGGCGATGCAAACTACTGGCAGCATCTCATGCGTTTCCTCCGAGAGCAGAACGCCGACTTCGGATACTGGGCCCTCAACGCACGAAAGCCAAAGGGCAATACGACCGAGACGTACGGGCTAGTGCATGATGACTGGGTGACGCCGGTGCTGGACTACCGAATGAAGGACATGCTAGATCTGATGGCGGCCTGA
- a CDS encoding TauD domain-containing protein: protein MASSIAGPIIGLTPVVGPSFAAAGCANRVADAPAGLPEGWPRTLDEAMAWTGNQFADESDYIHTLSESDLQEAENALRVFKALGLDGDLVSRDNFPLPTLGPRLDEIRRDVHDGKGFGVIRGLDPHKYSIEDLTVMYLGIQSYIANRHGRQDRKGNMLVHIVADNSSKLKAGHHRHSTSPIEAGDVVSWLTRSTAASGGKCIIASAYTVYNVLAASRPDMIRTLARSDWPFAIPRFQCRPVLFHHEGRVIMNFGRVALTGNAVHPRSANLPTVTPRQMEALDAIEAIAKAAQLEIGTQAGDIHFINNLAVLHRREGFVNGEAPRERRHLVRMRLRDDDLGWELPADLRQEWSAAFNQEAPKIWHLEPMPDGFFPLRSQAN from the exons ATGGCATCTTCCATAGCCGGGCCCATCATTGGCCTAACCCCAGTTGTTGGGCCATCTTTTGCGGCCGCTGGCTGTGCGAATCGCGTGGCAGATGCGCCAGCAGGACTCCCCGAGGGGTGGCCACGGACTCTCGATGAAGCCATGGCTTGGACTGGTAATCAATTCGCGGATGAGTCGGACTACATCCACACTCTGAGTGAGTCGGATCTGCAGGAAGCTGAGAATGCTCTGCGGGTCTTTAAAG CGCTGGGCCTGGACGGAGATCTCGTCTCTCGAGACAACTTTCCCCTTCCCACCCTCGGCCCACGACTGGACGAAATTCGCCGAGATGTCCATGATGGCAAGGGTTTTGGCGTTATCCGCGGCCTGGATCCACACAAGTACTCAATCGAGGATCTGACGGTCATGTACCTTGGCATTCAGTCGTACATTGCGAATCGCCATGGTCGACAGGACCGAAAAGGCAACATGCTAG TTCATATCGTCGCCGACAACTcatccaagctcaaggccggtCACCATCGTCATTCTACATCTCCCATT GAAGCCGGCGACGTTGTCAGCTGGCTCACCCGAAGCACCGCGGCGTCGGGAGGCAAATGCATCATTGCTTCGGCCTACACCGTCTACAACGTCCTGGCAGCCAGCCGCCCCGACATGATTCGCACGCTGGCCCGATCTGACTGGCCGTTTGCCAT TCCCCGTTTCCAGTGCAGACCGGTCCTCTTCCATCACGAGGGAAGAGTCATTATGAACTTTGGCAGAGTGGCGCTCACGGGAAATGCCGTCCACCCACGCTCGGCGAACCTCCCGACCGTTACGCCGCGACAGATGGAGGCCCTCGACGCCattgaggccatcgccaaggcagCTCAGCTCGAGATCGGCACCCAGGCCGGCGACATtcacttcatcaacaacctggCTGTCCTGCACCGACGGGAAGGGTTTGTCAACGGTGAGGCGCCCCGGGAGCGTCGACACCTGGTCCGCATGAGGCTTCGggatgatgaccttggtTGGGAGCTTCCCGCCGATCTGAGACAGGAGTGGTCTGCCGCCTTCAACCAAGAGGCTCCCAAGATCTGGCATCTTGAGCCCATGCCCGACGGTTTCTTTCCGCTCCGGTCTCAGGCCAATTGA
- a CDS encoding Ammonium transporter, producing MSYVEVGPPTPFNGTNEELGGDSTTENLNQWYQSGDQAFIIVSACLVLLMVPGIAFLYSGLARRKSALSMLWVVMMSFSVIVFQWYFWGYSLAFSQSSGNPFIGDLKHFGLMKVWGAPSVGSPLVPALLYSFYQMMFCAVTGALTIGAVAERGRVIPSMVFIFCWATLVYCPLAYWVWNANGWGFKNGVLDYAGGVPVEIGSGMSALAYSWVLGRRNEKMMMNFRPHNISLITLGTVFLWFGWLGFNGGSAFGANLRAVMACWNSCLTAMFAAMTWCLLDFRLARKWSMVGWCSGTISGLVAATPASGFIDPWASIILGVVAGVACNFATKVKFLVRIDDSLDVFAEHGVGGMVGLIFNAFFASSSIIGLDGVNTGAIGGFLDGNYVIIGWQIAAIVASSAYAFVMSAVIAKIIDFIPGLKLRASEEAELLGMDDDQHGEFSYDYVEVRRDFLAWSPQRDEPAEDGDVLEPTHGIQEHQSMMNTPSLSDARKTPSIDNTPEKVIPEKQA from the exons atgtcttACGTCGAAGTCGGACCCCCGACACCGTTTAACGGTACCAATGAAGAGCTCGGCGGTGACTCCA CCACCGAGAACCTCAACCAGTGGTACCAGTCCGGTGATCAggccttcatcatcgtctccgcctgcctcgtcctcctcatggTCCCCGGCATCGCCTTCCTCTACTCGGGTCTCGCCCGCAGAAAATCCGCCCTCTCCATGCTCTGGGTCGTCATGATGTCCTTCtccgtcatcgtcttccagTGGTATTTCTGGGGCTACTCGCTCGCCTTCTCCCAGTCTTCCGGCAACCCCTTCATCGGTGACCTTAAGCACTTCGGTCTTATGAAGGTCTGGGGCGCCCCCTCGGTCGGATCTCCTCTCGTCCCCGCCCTTCTCTACTCCTTCTACCAGATGATGTTCTGCGCCGTCACTGGTGCCCTCACGATCGGTGCCGTCGCCGAGCGCGGCCGTGTCATTCCCAGCAtggtcttcatcttctgctgGGCCACCCTCGTCTACTGCCCTCTCGCTTACTGGGTCTGGAACGCCAACGGCTGGGGCTTCAAAAACGGCGTCCTCGACTACGCTGGTGGTGTCCCCGTCGAGATCGGCTCCGGTATGTCGGCTCTGGCCTACTCGTGGGTCCTCGGCCGCCGCAacgagaagatgatgatgaacttCCGCCCTCACAACATCTCCCTCATCACCCTCGGTACCGTCTTCCTCTGGTTCGGCTGGCTCGGCTTCAACGGTGGCTCTGCCTTCGGTGCCAACCTCCGTGCCGTCATGGCTTGCTGGAACTCGTGCCTGACTGCCATGTTCGCCGCCATGACCTGGTGCCTCCTCGATTTCCGTCTGGCTCGCAAGTGGTCCATGGTCGGCTGGTGCTCCGGTACCATCTCTGGTCTCGTCGCTGCCACTCCTGCCTCTGGTTTCATCGACCCCTGGGCCAGCATCATTCTCGGTGTTGTTGCCGGTGTCGCCTGTAACTTTGCCACCAAGG TCAAGTTCCTTGTCCGAATCGACGATTCCCTCGATGTCTTCGCTGAGCACGGCGTCGGTGGCATGGTCGGtctcatcttcaacgccttcttcgccagcagctccatcatcggcctcgacggcgTCAACACCGGTGCCATTGGCGGCTTCCTCGACGGCAACTACGTCATCATCGGCTGGCAGAttgccgccatcgtcgcctCTTCCGCCTACGCCTTTGTCATGTCCGCcgtcatcgccaagatcatcgaCTTCATTCCCGGTCTTAAGCTCCGCGCTtctgaggaggctgagctCCTTGGTATGGATGACGACCAGCACGGCGAGTTCTCTTACGATTACGTCGAGGTCCGCCGTGACTTCCTCGCCTGGAGCCCCCAGCGTGACGAGCCTGctgaggatggtgatgtccTCGAGCCCACCCACGGCATCCAGGAGCATCAGTCCATGATGAACACTCCCAGCTTGTCTGATGCCCGCAAAACCCCCTCCATCGATAACACCCCTGAAAAGGTGATCCCCGAGAAGCAGGCTTAA
- a CDS encoding Protein kinase domain-containing protein, with product MELSQQSIHDVIHPTAAFSDHVPNPVPDLVGQDDQAVSWQDSILNPKNRIDSLAALERPLWRIDGCTAFGSQFYAVPLFVDSISPMRVDVFVPEPAKLSSELRCVLDVDVAFHTTSAKRIAHLGVTRHVLRILQHWTSQQQDPTEMFKNIPFGSRIVFKNLPVNVADAEVSVAPTHYLERQLLSVPGLENSWGKDVQLPPTVDINDVTYVSQLHDSVCLVKIQGKTWIFKALTSYTKYLYHELRQLLTIQPHPNIVARPVHLVTKKCSFGSKVAVIGFTLEYHTHGSLRDLIPFLRIHKMVWLADETKWALQLASALVHLRQTSDMFYPDLRLDNIVLSASRDAVMVDFEQRGVWCEFAAPEVNALEYVRLLAIDEEIPLEVSEKYANILTEMLPGWEEMGEGEEYRWPSKGYNVPWACLTPTEQEACEVYMLGRVLWCIFEGNSAPQRAAVWLSYRWEPQVEFPGYTTTPEPMRRLIDRCTRGRQAGLSRLIVRERNQLVLRQYEKTGRSTPEEVQQTARDWWSKEIQASEEWLGQRIESMKTGSWKENYYDRPTLKEVLAEIEAFRDEAGLKV from the coding sequence ATGGAGTTGAGCCAGCAGTCTATTCACGATGTCATCCATCCCACTGCAGCTTTCTCGGACCATGTTCCGAACCCGGTCCCGGACTTGGTGGGCCAGGACGACCAGGCTGTCAGCTGGCAGGATTCGATTCTGAATCCCAAGAACCGGATAGACAGCCTCGCAGCGCTGGAGCGCCCCCTCTGGCGTATCGACGGCTGCACCGCATTTGGAAGCCAGTTTTATGCCGTGCCGCTGTTTGTCGACTCTATCTCGCCGATGCGAGTGGATGTCTTTGTCCCAGAGCCTGCAAAGCTGTCATCGGAACTTCGCTGTGTTCTCGACGTGGATGTGGCATTTCATACTACGAGCGCAAAGCGCATCGCGCACCTTGGTGTCACTCGCCATGTGCTTCGCATCCTTCAGCACTGGACTTCTCAGCAGCAAGACCCCACTGAGATGTTCAAGAACATTCCCTTTGGATCCAGGATTGTCTTCAAAAATTTGCCTGTGAATGTTGCAGATGCAGAAGTCTCGGTCGCCCCGACTCATTACCTGGAGCGACAGCTCTTGTCTGTACCCGGCCTGGAGAACTCCTGGGGTAAGGATGTGCAGCTGCCGCCTACCGTGGACATCAACGACGTGACGTACGTCTCACAGTTGCATGACAGCGTTTGCCTGGTCAAGATCCAAGGAAAAACGTGGATTTTCAAGGCACTGACCAGTTACACCAAGTATCTTTACCATGAGTTGAGGCAGCTCCTCACCATTCAACCCCACCCCAACATTGTTGCTCGGCCGGTCCACCTCGTGACCAAGAAATGCAGCTTTGGGAGCAAGGTGGCAGTCATTGGCTTTACGCTGGAGTATCATACTCACGGTAGTCTGCGTGACCTGATTCCTTTCCTCAGGATACACAAAATGGTGTGGTTGGCTGACGAGACGAAATGGGCCCTCCAATTGGCCTCGGCCCTCGTCCACCTGCGCCAGACGTCCGACATGTTCTATCCCGACCTGAGACTGGACAACATTGTGCTGTCAGCTTCTCGAGACGCTGTCATGGTTGACTTTGAGCAGCGTGGAGTCTGGTGCGAGTTTGCCGCTCCTGAGGTAAACGCTCTCGAGTACGTGAGGCTGCTTGCTATTGATGAAGAAATTCCGCTTGAAGTCAGCGAGAAGTACGCCAACATACTGACTGAGATGCTGCCTGGGTGGGAGGAGATGGGCGAAGGCGAGGAATATAGGTGGCCGTCAAAGGGCTACAATGTTCCTTGGGCCTGCCTCACTCCGACAGAGCAGGAAGCCTGCGAGGTGTACATGCTCGGTCGCGTGCTGTGGTGCATCTTTGAGGGGAACAGTGCTCCTCAGAGAGCCGCAGTCTGGCTGTCGTATCGCTGGGAGCCTCAGGTTGAGTTCCCAGGGTATACGACGACTCCAGAACCGATGCGGCGCCTCATTGACCGCTGCACGCGTGGGAGACAGGCCGGTCTAAGCAGGCTGATCGTGAGGGAGCGCAATCAGCTCGTGCTCCGGCAGTACGAGAAGACTGGTCGGTCTACCCCCGAGGAGGTTCAGCAAACGGCGCGCGACTGGTGGTCCAAGGAGATTCAGGCTTCAGAGGAGTGGCTAGGCCAGAGGATTGAGAGTATGAAGACGGGTAGCTGGAAGGAGAACTACTATGACCGGCCTACGCTGAAGGAGGTTCTCGCGGAGATTGAGGCCTTCCGCGATGAGGCTGGACTCAAGGTTTGA